The Salvelinus fontinalis isolate EN_2023a chromosome 31, ASM2944872v1, whole genome shotgun sequence genome has a window encoding:
- the LOC129829794 gene encoding ceramide-1-phosphate transfer protein-like produces the protein MAVASEDLKFTLQEVLDTFKSCLSEHKEVFIEHYVAGWRGLVRFMNCLGSVFSFISKDAVNKIQILVNHLNGENGAHYVTIQSMVKYELDSQLVDLTKRDSFPESGCRTLLRLHRALRWLELFLERLRTSTEDSNTSVMCSEAYNESLAQHHAWIIRKAAGTAFWALPGRATFFDVLNVGSPEQVMAVLGDTLPLISEVYKVTEDLYAQNNILELP, from the exons ATGGCTGTAGCATCGGAGGATCTGAAATTCACTTTACAAGAGGTTCTTGACACTTTTAAGTCATGCCTCTCTGAACACAAAGAAGTATTCATTGAACATTACGTAGCAGGGTGGCGTGGTCTCGTAAG ATTCATGAACTGCCTGGGGAGTGTGTTTTCCTTCATCTCCAAGGATGCTGTCAACAAGATCCAAATCCTGGTCAACCATCTGAATGGTGAGAATGGGGCCCACTACGTCACCATCCAGTCTATGGTCAAGTATGAACTGGACAGCCAACTGGTGGACCTGACCAAGAGAGACAGTTTCCCAGAGTCCGGCTGCCGCACCCTCCTGAGGCTGCACCGTGCCCTACGCTGGCTGGAGCTATTCCTGGAGAGGCTACGAACCAGCACTGAGGACAGCAATACCTCGGTCATGTGCTCTGAGGCCTATAATGAGTCCCTCGCCCAACATCATGCATGGATCATCCGCAAGGCTGCCGGCACAGCGTTCTGGGCTCTCCCAGGTCGTGCTACGTTCTTTGATGTGTTGAATGTAGGTAGCCCAGAGCAGGTGATGGCTGTGCTAGGGGACACACTGCCTCTCATCTCTGAGGTATACAAAGTGACAGAGGACCTCTATGCCCAGAACAACATACTGGAGTTGCCCTAG